Proteins encoded together in one Anas acuta chromosome 10, bAnaAcu1.1, whole genome shotgun sequence window:
- the TOX3 gene encoding TOX high mobility group box family member 3 isoform X1: MDVRFYPAAAGSSLPGDPSNLDFAQCLGYYSYNKFGNNNNYMNMAEANNAFLAANEQTFHTPSLGDEEFEIPPITPPPESDPALGMADILLPFQGLGDQLPAQGNEFTPQFPPQSLDLPSITISRNLVEQDGIIHNNGLHMDQSHTQVSQYRQDHSLIMRSIVHMTDAHSGIMPPSQLTTINQSQLSAQLGLNLGGTNLPHTSPSPPASKSATPSPSSSINEEDADESNRAAGEKRAAPDSGKKPKTPKKKKKKDPNEPQKPVSAYALFFRDTQAAIKGQNPNATFGEVSKIVASMWDSLGEEQKQVYKRKTEAAKKEYLKALAAYRASLVSKAAAESAEAQTIRSVQQTLASTNLSSSLILNTSLSQHATVSASPQSLQQSLPRAIAPKPLTMRLPMNQIVASVTIAPNMPTNIAAPLISSMGTNMVATPSSSQVSPSMQSQQHQIQQLQQQQMQQMQQQQLHQHQMHQQIQQQMQQQHFQHHMQQHLQQQQQHLQQQINQQQMQQQLQHIQLQQMQQQQMQHMQHQSQPSPQQHSPVASQITSPIPAIGSPQPAPQQHQSQIQSQTQTQVLSQVSIF, translated from the exons tttggaaaCAATAACAACTACATGAACATGGCAGAGGCAAATAATGCATTTCTTGCTGCAAATGAG CAGACGTTCCACACACCGAGCCTTGGGGATGAGGAGTTTGAAATCCCACCCATTACGCCCCCACCGGAATCAGACCCTGCACTAGGGATGGCAGATATACTGCTGCCCTTTCAGGGCCTTGGCGACCAGCTGCCTGCACAAGGAAATGAATTTACGCCTCAGTTTCCCCCACAGAGCTTGGATCTTCCCTCTATTACGATATCCCGAAATCTTGTGGAGCAAGATGGCATCATCCACAACAATGGATTGCATATG GATCAGAGTCACACACAAGTTTCTCAGTACCGCCAAGACCATTCTTTGATTATGAGATCCATTGTCCACATGACTGATGCTCATTCAGGAATTATGCCTCCCTCTCAGCTTACCACCATTAACCAGTCTCAGCTAAGCGCACAGCTGGGGCTAAATTTAGGAGGCACTAACTTGCCACAcacttctccctcccctcctgcaaGTAAATCAGCCACTCCTTCCCCATCCAGCTCTATAAACGAAGAAGATGCAGATGAATCAAATAGA GCTGCTGGAGAAAAAAGAGCTGCCCCAGATTCTGGCAAGAAGCCCAAGACtccaaagaagaagaaaaagaaagatccCAACGAGCCACAAAAGCCAGTGTCAGCATATGCCCTTTTCTTCAGAGATACGCAAGCTGCAATTAAAGGGCAGAACCCGAATGCTACGTTTGGAGAGGTTTCAAAAATAGTGGCATCAATGTGGGACAGTTtaggagaagaacaaaaacag gtttataaaagaaaaactgaagctGCCAAAAAAGAATACCTAAAGGCACTTGCAGCCTATAGAGCAAGCCTTGTTTCCAAG gctgctgcagagtCTGCTGAGGCCCAGACAATTCGTTCTGTCCAGCAAACGTTGGCATCCACAAATTTGTCTTCCTCCCTTATTCTGAATACTTCCCTCTCTCAACATGCAACAGTATCGGCATCTCCTCAAAGTCTTCAACAGTCCCTTCCCAGAGCAATTGCTCCAAAACCTCTAACCATGAGACTGCCAATGAATCAGATTGTAGCATCTGTTACCATTGCACCAAACATGCCAACAAACATTGCAGCTCCATTGATAAGCTCTATGGGAACAAATATGGTGGCAACACCATCTTCATCTCAAGTAAGTCCCTCAATGcaaagccagcagcaccagatacagcagctgcagcagcaacagATGCAGCAGATGCAGCAACAGCAGCTACATCAGCATCAAATGCATCAGCAAATACAACAACAAATGcaacagcagcatttccagcaccacatgcaacaacatttgcagcagcagcagcagcatcttcagcAGCAAATTAATCAACAGCAAATGCAACAGCAGCTTCAGCACATACAGCTTCAgcaaatgcagcagcagcaaatgcagCATATGCAACACCAGTCACAGCCTTCTCCTCAGCAGCACTCTCCAGTAGCCTCTCAGATCACATCTCCAATCCCTGCCATTGGGAGCCCTCAGCCAGCACCTCAGCAGCACCAGTCACAAATACAATCCCAGACACAGACTCAAGTATTATCACAGgtcagtattttctga
- the TOX3 gene encoding TOX high mobility group box family member 3 isoform X2, whose translation MDVRFYPAAAGSSLPGDPSNLDFAQCLGYYSYNKFGNNNNYMNMAEANNAFLAANETFHTPSLGDEEFEIPPITPPPESDPALGMADILLPFQGLGDQLPAQGNEFTPQFPPQSLDLPSITISRNLVEQDGIIHNNGLHMDQSHTQVSQYRQDHSLIMRSIVHMTDAHSGIMPPSQLTTINQSQLSAQLGLNLGGTNLPHTSPSPPASKSATPSPSSSINEEDADESNRAAGEKRAAPDSGKKPKTPKKKKKKDPNEPQKPVSAYALFFRDTQAAIKGQNPNATFGEVSKIVASMWDSLGEEQKQVYKRKTEAAKKEYLKALAAYRASLVSKAAAESAEAQTIRSVQQTLASTNLSSSLILNTSLSQHATVSASPQSLQQSLPRAIAPKPLTMRLPMNQIVASVTIAPNMPTNIAAPLISSMGTNMVATPSSSQVSPSMQSQQHQIQQLQQQQMQQMQQQQLHQHQMHQQIQQQMQQQHFQHHMQQHLQQQQQHLQQQINQQQMQQQLQHIQLQQMQQQQMQHMQHQSQPSPQQHSPVASQITSPIPAIGSPQPAPQQHQSQIQSQTQTQVLSQVSIF comes from the exons tttggaaaCAATAACAACTACATGAACATGGCAGAGGCAAATAATGCATTTCTTGCTGCAAATGAG ACGTTCCACACACCGAGCCTTGGGGATGAGGAGTTTGAAATCCCACCCATTACGCCCCCACCGGAATCAGACCCTGCACTAGGGATGGCAGATATACTGCTGCCCTTTCAGGGCCTTGGCGACCAGCTGCCTGCACAAGGAAATGAATTTACGCCTCAGTTTCCCCCACAGAGCTTGGATCTTCCCTCTATTACGATATCCCGAAATCTTGTGGAGCAAGATGGCATCATCCACAACAATGGATTGCATATG GATCAGAGTCACACACAAGTTTCTCAGTACCGCCAAGACCATTCTTTGATTATGAGATCCATTGTCCACATGACTGATGCTCATTCAGGAATTATGCCTCCCTCTCAGCTTACCACCATTAACCAGTCTCAGCTAAGCGCACAGCTGGGGCTAAATTTAGGAGGCACTAACTTGCCACAcacttctccctcccctcctgcaaGTAAATCAGCCACTCCTTCCCCATCCAGCTCTATAAACGAAGAAGATGCAGATGAATCAAATAGA GCTGCTGGAGAAAAAAGAGCTGCCCCAGATTCTGGCAAGAAGCCCAAGACtccaaagaagaagaaaaagaaagatccCAACGAGCCACAAAAGCCAGTGTCAGCATATGCCCTTTTCTTCAGAGATACGCAAGCTGCAATTAAAGGGCAGAACCCGAATGCTACGTTTGGAGAGGTTTCAAAAATAGTGGCATCAATGTGGGACAGTTtaggagaagaacaaaaacag gtttataaaagaaaaactgaagctGCCAAAAAAGAATACCTAAAGGCACTTGCAGCCTATAGAGCAAGCCTTGTTTCCAAG gctgctgcagagtCTGCTGAGGCCCAGACAATTCGTTCTGTCCAGCAAACGTTGGCATCCACAAATTTGTCTTCCTCCCTTATTCTGAATACTTCCCTCTCTCAACATGCAACAGTATCGGCATCTCCTCAAAGTCTTCAACAGTCCCTTCCCAGAGCAATTGCTCCAAAACCTCTAACCATGAGACTGCCAATGAATCAGATTGTAGCATCTGTTACCATTGCACCAAACATGCCAACAAACATTGCAGCTCCATTGATAAGCTCTATGGGAACAAATATGGTGGCAACACCATCTTCATCTCAAGTAAGTCCCTCAATGcaaagccagcagcaccagatacagcagctgcagcagcaacagATGCAGCAGATGCAGCAACAGCAGCTACATCAGCATCAAATGCATCAGCAAATACAACAACAAATGcaacagcagcatttccagcaccacatgcaacaacatttgcagcagcagcagcagcatcttcagcAGCAAATTAATCAACAGCAAATGCAACAGCAGCTTCAGCACATACAGCTTCAgcaaatgcagcagcagcaaatgcagCATATGCAACACCAGTCACAGCCTTCTCCTCAGCAGCACTCTCCAGTAGCCTCTCAGATCACATCTCCAATCCCTGCCATTGGGAGCCCTCAGCCAGCACCTCAGCAGCACCAGTCACAAATACAATCCCAGACACAGACTCAAGTATTATCACAGgtcagtattttctga